One stretch of Malus domestica chromosome 14, GDT2T_hap1 DNA includes these proteins:
- the LOC103455400 gene encoding zinc finger protein ZAT4-like, with product MEEDQELKYACKFCTKSFPCGRSLGGHMKSHLTNNSPETEEKLNIGRVMPSSGNNGSSDFGGGSHQQPGYGLRENPKKTLRLADLSEETSFLLDKFCRECGKGFQSWKALFGHMKCHSEKERVSIESFEEHEGSWTSQSDNETPTAAAPNRRRRSGRRRTRYMGATTSSSNFSIANASVPTTTSSVSETEQEQEEVAMCLMMLSRDSSHWGGLKLVPHNSPEDNSGFSDSPSSVRTTWVADIKGKIDETLKLKNKLTKKVWEPREFESLAVLEGRKSKFCSSDGGFSKNDKLGSNKYNSSKRKIREACDFESRSDKSPKKSSTSRADALDSEVVVCKSSQKRSKFECTTCNKVFRSYQALGGHRASHKKIKGCFASKIEGSENTMETDISPESCCNNENPIEQEIAESSAKSTKGHSCPICYRVFPSGQALGGHKRSHLIGEAKITTKTLVIQKPAAPEARDFLDLNLPAPVEEESSSNHDAAAAAFKPWWVGRSSHKHEAALVGLISN from the coding sequence ATGGAAGAAGATCAAGAGTTGAAGTATGCGTGCAAGTTCTGCACCAAGAGCTTCCCCTGCGGCAGATCATTGGGAGGTCACATGAAATCTCACTTGACCAACAATTCGCCGGAAACAGAGGAAAAACTCAACATCGGCAGAGTTATGCCCTCGTCAGGCAACAATGGTAGTTCTGATTTCGGAGGAGGATCTCATCAGCAACCCGGTTATGGCCTCAGGGAGAATCCGAAAAAAACTTTGAGACTCGCGGATTTGAGTGAGGAAACTTCGTTTCTTCTGGACAAGTTTTGTAGGGAATGTGGCAAAGGGTTTCAGTCTTGGAAAGCTCTGTTTGGTCACATGAAGTGCCACtcagaaaaagaaagagtttCGATTGAGAGCtttgaagaacatgaaggtTCTTGGACTAGCCAATCAGACAACGAAACTCCTACTGCCGCTGCTcccaatcggagaagaagatcggggagaagaagaacaaggtACATGGGAGCAACAACTTCCTCTTCTAATTTTTCAATTGCTAATGCTTCTGTTCCTACTACTACTTCCTCTGTTTCCGAGACTGAGCAGGAACAAGAAGAGGTTGCTATGTGTTTGATGATGCTTTCGAGGGATTCAAGTCACTGGGGCGGGTTAAAATTAGTACCTCATAACTCTCCCGAAGACAATTCAGGGTTCTCAGATTCTCCATCATCAGTCAGAACAACCTGGGTTGCAGATATTAAGGGTAAGATTGATGAAACTTTGAAACTGAAGAACAAACTCACTAAAAAGGTATGGGAGCCTCGAGAATTCGAGTCCCTAGCAGTACTAGAAGGTAGAAAATCCAAGTTTTGCTCCTCTGATGGCGGGTTTTCAAAGAATGATAAATTGGGTTCCAACAAGTACAACTCAAGCAAGAGAAAGATCAGAGAGGCTTGTGATTTCGAATCGAGGTCGGATAAGTCCCCGAAAAAATCGAGTACTAGTAGAGCTGATGCTTTGGATTCTGAAGTAGTAGTATGCAAGAGTTCACAAAAGAGAAGCAAATTCGAATGTACTACTTGCAACAAGGTTTTTCGATCGTACCAAGCTCTCGGAGGCCATAGGGCAAGTCACAAGAAGATCAAAGGATGCTTCGCTTCGAAGATCGAAGGCAgcgaaaacaccatggaaaccGACATCTCCCCTGAGTCTTGCTGCAACAATGAGAACCCCATTGAGCAAGAAATAGCTGAGAGCAGTGCAAAGAGTACAAAAGGGCATTCCTGTCCAATTTGCTACAGAGTTTTTCCATCAGGGCAAGCATTGGGAGGGCACAAGAGATCCCATTTGATTGGTGAGGCTAAAATTACCACCAAAACCCTAGTGATTCAGAAGCCTGCAGCACCTGAAGCGAGAGACTTTCTTGATCTCAACCTTCCTGCTCCTGTGGAGGAAGAGAGCAGTAGCAACCATGATGCAGCTGCAGCAGCATTTAAGCCATGGTGGGTTGGAAGGAGCAGCCATAAGCATGAGGCTGCCCTTGTAGGCCTCATCTCCAACTGA